One window of the Chryseobacterium camelliae genome contains the following:
- a CDS encoding Crp/Fnr family transcriptional regulator: protein MTSKALQISYEFPFFLDEELAEIFQAHEQVSFQKGECILREGKTANEYFILEKGLARSFVNDFNGNDVTTNFFTENEIIIEVSSLFQRIPAQENMVCITDCDCWKLNFDTFQDLFHRIPNLREWGRAWMSQQLFLYKQRSVEMFTLSATKRYLNLLEQKPEVIRYAPLKQVASYLGVTDTSLSRIRKELVSHPGKNGSR, encoded by the coding sequence ATGACCAGTAAAGCTTTACAGATTTCTTATGAGTTTCCGTTCTTTCTTGATGAAGAGCTTGCGGAGATCTTCCAGGCGCATGAACAGGTATCCTTTCAGAAAGGGGAATGCATCCTGCGGGAAGGTAAGACGGCCAATGAGTATTTCATTCTTGAAAAAGGGCTTGCCCGTTCTTTTGTGAACGATTTTAACGGAAATGATGTGACCACTAATTTTTTTACTGAAAACGAAATCATTATCGAAGTCTCTTCTCTGTTCCAGAGGATCCCGGCACAGGAAAATATGGTCTGCATTACGGATTGCGACTGCTGGAAACTGAATTTTGACACTTTTCAGGATTTATTCCACCGCATCCCCAACCTCAGGGAATGGGGGAGAGCCTGGATGTCACAACAGCTTTTCCTGTATAAACAGCGTTCTGTAGAAATGTTTACTCTATCCGCTACAAAGCGTTACCTCAACCTCCTGGAACAGAAACCTGAAGTCATCCGGTATGCGCCGTTAAAGCAGGTCGCTTCTTATCTGGGGGTTACAGACACCTCTCTGAGCCGCATCCGTAAAGAACTGGTTTCGCATCCTGGCAAAAACGGATCCCGTTGA
- a CDS encoding MFS transporter, with protein sequence MVTLKEKNKFIATLLAFAVIPMSGLSTDIYLPSMPSMAVELNQPESRIQLTLSIFLISYGLTQFFAGSIVDSFGRYKVSMVSLALFVVSFVITATTQNIFIIYAMRVLQGILSGFAVVSKRAFFVDVYDGDKRKHYLSIMTIVWSVGPIIAPFIGGYLQKNFGWQSNFYVLAGYSLLLFILEFVFSGETLKKRNPFRVEFLIEQYASMFKTKDFFYGMIMCGLSYSMIMFFSLCGSFIIEHKMGYSEVVAGYVSLILGFAWMTGGFLGKALINKAFLPKIRYANFIQLACIVLMFIASYFLSNIYSLVAFAFCIHITAGFVFNNYFAYCIGRFPESAGIAGGLTGGVAYIITSAVSYGIVAVIRPQVQLEVAEGYFVLGLLGLLVLSMIRIRKAHI encoded by the coding sequence ATGGTTACACTTAAAGAGAAAAATAAATTTATTGCCACACTGCTGGCTTTTGCCGTCATCCCGATGTCGGGGCTGTCAACGGATATTTACCTGCCTTCCATGCCGAGCATGGCCGTAGAACTGAATCAGCCGGAAAGCCGGATCCAGCTCACCTTATCCATATTCCTGATCAGTTACGGATTAACCCAGTTTTTTGCCGGGAGCATTGTGGATTCGTTCGGCAGGTACAAGGTTTCTATGGTATCGCTGGCTCTGTTTGTGGTTTCATTTGTGATTACGGCAACCACCCAGAATATCTTTATCATTTACGCCATGAGGGTTTTGCAGGGAATACTGTCGGGCTTTGCGGTAGTGTCGAAGCGGGCATTTTTTGTAGATGTCTATGACGGCGACAAGCGGAAACATTACCTCAGCATCATGACCATTGTGTGGTCTGTGGGACCTATTATTGCACCGTTCATCGGAGGTTACCTGCAGAAAAATTTCGGGTGGCAGTCCAATTTCTATGTGCTTGCAGGATACAGCCTGCTGCTTTTTATACTGGAATTTGTTTTTTCCGGTGAGACCCTGAAAAAGAGAAACCCTTTCCGTGTGGAGTTCCTGATTGAGCAGTATGCCTCTATGTTTAAAACGAAGGATTTTTTCTACGGCATGATCATGTGCGGGCTCAGCTATTCGATGATCATGTTCTTTAGCCTCTGCGGCTCTTTCATCATCGAACATAAAATGGGCTATTCCGAGGTGGTGGCCGGCTATGTTTCACTGATCCTCGGGTTTGCGTGGATGACCGGTGGATTTCTCGGAAAAGCGCTGATCAATAAAGCGTTCCTGCCTAAGATCCGGTATGCCAATTTCATTCAGCTCGCTTGTATAGTGCTGATGTTTATCGCTTCTTACTTTTTAAGCAATATTTACAGCCTGGTGGCTTTTGCGTTCTGTATTCACATTACGGCCGGGTTTGTCTTTAACAACTATTTTGCCTACTGTATCGGCCGGTTCCCGGAATCCGCAGGCATTGCGGGCGGTCTTACCGGTGGTGTAGCCTACATTATTACTTCTGCAGTCAGTTATGGGATCGTTGCAGTCATCAGGCCACAGGTCCAGCTGGAAGTTGCAGAAGGCTATTTTGTTCTGGGCCTGCTTGGATTGCTTGTCCTGAGCATGATCAGGATCAGGAAAGCCCACATTTAA
- a CDS encoding MBL fold metallo-hydrolase: MMDKKETVKEGSMNEPIHSDPFPLQQENDLSGFKKIMLGALELFIFTDGYLHEENVASFAPRGNLTELKTILKQHFRPENYIDIALNILLVKTKDRLILLDAGMGIFADERAGFLLKSLNKAGFSVKDITDVFISHAHPDHIGGLVDEKGNLVFSNADYFIAEAEYDFWMNATLEDFGNSALKDQPELISQMIPPVQNILKTIHPILTFFDFKQELYGHFSFQLAPGHTPGLTMTTISSGKEKLICIADTVHSDVILFSHPDWGYFGDADLDIAIQTRINVLCQLSETEMRVFAFHMPWPGLGFTGKAGQEFKWIPEGFMHA; the protein is encoded by the coding sequence ATGATGGATAAAAAAGAAACTGTAAAAGAAGGTTCAATGAATGAACCAATACATTCAGACCCGTTTCCTCTACAACAGGAAAATGATCTTTCAGGTTTTAAAAAGATCATGCTCGGAGCGCTGGAACTGTTTATTTTTACAGACGGATACCTCCACGAAGAGAATGTTGCCTCTTTTGCTCCCAGAGGTAACCTGACAGAATTGAAAACCATTCTTAAACAACATTTCCGGCCGGAAAATTACATTGATATAGCCCTGAATATACTTTTAGTAAAAACAAAGGACAGGCTGATCTTACTGGATGCAGGCATGGGTATTTTTGCTGATGAAAGAGCTGGTTTTCTTCTCAAAAGCCTCAACAAAGCAGGTTTTTCCGTGAAAGATATTACTGATGTTTTCATTTCTCATGCACATCCTGACCACATCGGAGGTTTAGTGGACGAAAAAGGTAATCTTGTATTTTCCAATGCAGATTATTTCATAGCAGAGGCCGAATATGATTTCTGGATGAATGCCACCCTGGAAGATTTCGGCAACAGCGCCCTGAAAGACCAGCCGGAGCTGATCAGTCAGATGATTCCTCCGGTACAGAATATCCTTAAAACCATACATCCCATATTGACATTTTTTGATTTCAAGCAAGAACTGTATGGGCATTTCAGCTTTCAGCTGGCGCCGGGACATACCCCGGGGCTCACTATGACAACCATTTCTTCCGGAAAAGAAAAGCTGATCTGTATCGCTGATACAGTCCATTCAGATGTGATCTTATTTTCACATCCTGATTGGGGTTATTTCGGGGATGCGGATCTTGATATTGCTATCCAAACACGTATCAATGTTCTCTGCCAGTTATCGGAAACAGAAATGCGTGTATTTGCCTTTCATATGCCATGGCCTGGATTAGGTTTTACCGGAAAAGCAGGGCAGGAGTTTAAATGGATTCCGGAAGGCTTCATGCATGCCTGA
- a CDS encoding VOC family protein: MEINQIYVNLAVKNVQETKEFWTKLGFAADEQLSNEKGICIAMKPGQISVMFLQEDFFRTFSEKPLPVAGTVQILLALSLGSREEVDRLVNMAVENGATQHEEPQDYDGMYQNSFWDINGYGWNIISVDAQIAE; this comes from the coding sequence ATGGAAATCAATCAGATCTATGTAAACCTTGCCGTAAAAAATGTTCAGGAAACAAAAGAATTCTGGACAAAGCTGGGCTTTGCCGCTGACGAGCAGCTTTCAAATGAGAAAGGTATATGTATTGCCATGAAACCAGGACAGATTTCCGTCATGTTCCTCCAGGAAGACTTTTTCCGCACATTTTCAGAAAAACCCTTGCCGGTGGCCGGTACAGTGCAGATACTTCTTGCTTTAAGCCTGGGCAGCCGCGAAGAAGTGGACCGTTTGGTAAATATGGCTGTTGAAAATGGCGCCACACAACATGAAGAACCTCAGGATTACGATGGGATGTACCAGAATTCTTTCTGGGATATCAATGGCTATGGCTGGAACATCATCTCCGTAGATGCTCAGATTGCAGAATAA
- a CDS encoding VOC family protein, translating to MPKLNPYLNFDGKAEEAFHFYKSVFGGEFLGEIHKMGNAPGTESLSEEEKNRVMHIALPIGNDLLMASDIVPGFGQHLNIGNSNYVSVFPDSKAEADRLFHALSEGGTIEMPIEDQCWGDYFGSFQDRYGIYWMINYNESYPK from the coding sequence ATGCCTAAACTTAATCCGTACTTAAATTTTGACGGAAAAGCAGAAGAAGCTTTTCATTTTTACAAATCCGTTTTCGGAGGGGAATTCCTCGGAGAGATCCACAAAATGGGAAATGCTCCCGGGACGGAAAGCCTTTCAGAAGAAGAGAAAAACCGTGTGATGCACATTGCCCTTCCGATAGGCAATGATCTTCTCATGGCGTCTGATATTGTTCCGGGCTTCGGGCAGCACCTGAACATAGGAAACAGCAATTATGTCTCGGTCTTTCCTGATTCAAAAGCAGAGGCAGACCGGCTCTTCCATGCCCTCTCGGAAGGAGGAACCATTGAAATGCCGATTGAAGACCAGTGCTGGGGAGATTATTTCGGAAGCTTCCAGGACCGTTACGGGATTTACTGGATGATCAACTATAATGAATCTTATCCGAAATAA
- a CDS encoding glyoxalase superfamily protein, whose translation MKAEQIIPVIRIFDYQKAIEFYIDWLGFEMVWEHRFESRSPAYMEIKKDGMVFHLSEHHGDATPGSSTFIWGQGIVEYHRELIDKNYIYNRPGIEKTFYEAVSFTVNDPFGNRIIFNEKFDETKHKDLNFNSIH comes from the coding sequence ATGAAAGCAGAGCAAATCATACCCGTTATAAGAATATTTGATTATCAGAAAGCCATTGAGTTTTATATCGACTGGCTGGGTTTTGAAATGGTGTGGGAACATCGTTTTGAAAGCCGTTCACCAGCCTATATGGAAATAAAAAAAGACGGTATGGTATTTCATCTCAGCGAACATCATGGTGATGCAACTCCGGGGAGCAGTACCTTTATCTGGGGCCAGGGGATTGTTGAATACCACAGGGAATTAATTGACAAGAACTATATTTATAACCGGCCCGGAATTGAGAAAACCTTTTATGAAGCTGTTTCATTTACCGTGAATGATCCTTTCGGAAACCGGATTATCTTTAACGAGAAATTTGATGAGACAAAGCATAAAGATCTAAATTTTAATTCTATTCATTGA
- a CDS encoding DNA-directed RNA polymerase subunit alpha C-terminal domain-containing protein, with amino-acid sequence MINLVLMAKCLKTMAPVPFEGCFLKGILPVTARRALEREKIDSLEKLCGYSEAEILQMHGFGRNSMNRLKIYMKNHQAYFSTHPEAD; translated from the coding sequence ATGATTAATTTAGTGCTTATGGCGAAATGCCTTAAAACCATGGCTCCGGTACCTTTCGAAGGCTGTTTTTTGAAGGGTATCCTGCCGGTTACAGCCAGGAGGGCACTTGAAAGGGAGAAAATCGATTCCCTGGAAAAGCTGTGCGGATATTCCGAAGCGGAAATTCTTCAGATGCATGGTTTCGGCAGGAATTCCATGAACAGGCTGAAGATCTACATGAAAAATCATCAGGCATACTTCAGCACCCATCCGGAAGCAGATTAA
- a CDS encoding FAD-dependent oxidoreductase, producing the protein MIQNMLLQNKQVAILGAGPAGLTMARLLQLKNVQVTVYERDLNAETRIWGGTLDLHKTSGQVAMKKAGLLEKYYQAAIPMGVNMADKQGNLVFTKEITAEDRFNNPEINRNSLRTLLMNSLQPGTVVWDRKVTGLKEQNGQWAIQFENKDDVMADIVIVANGGMSKVRKHVTEAEVEETGTLIIQGDVPQPQISSPVFYRLCDGKRLMTAHNGNLLVANPYNNGLLSYGVMFKMPEKKDMDALDFSNRDAVTRFLLQRFSGWGDVYKELFRATTFFVGLNTKRLPLNQPWKNDRPLPVTLIGDAAHLMPPFAGQGVNTGLMDAVYLSENLTGGNFESIEAAIQDYERRMLVYAREAQQESEDNEIRMHDPDFSFASLIH; encoded by the coding sequence ATGATACAGAATATGCTATTGCAAAATAAACAGGTGGCTATTTTAGGAGCGGGTCCGGCAGGTCTTACCATGGCGCGGCTGCTACAGCTGAAAAATGTCCAGGTAACCGTATATGAGCGGGACCTGAATGCGGAAACAAGAATCTGGGGAGGCACTCTTGACCTGCATAAAACTTCAGGACAGGTCGCCATGAAAAAGGCCGGACTGCTGGAAAAGTATTATCAGGCTGCCATCCCGATGGGAGTGAATATGGCCGATAAACAGGGCAATCTTGTGTTTACCAAAGAAATAACAGCAGAAGACCGGTTCAACAATCCGGAGATCAACAGGAACAGCCTCAGGACTTTACTGATGAACAGTTTACAGCCGGGTACGGTAGTCTGGGACAGAAAAGTGACCGGACTGAAAGAACAGAATGGCCAATGGGCAATTCAGTTCGAAAATAAGGATGATGTAATGGCCGATATCGTGATTGTGGCCAACGGCGGGATGTCTAAAGTCCGAAAACATGTTACAGAAGCTGAAGTCGAAGAAACAGGCACGCTCATCATACAGGGAGATGTTCCCCAACCCCAGATCAGCTCCCCGGTTTTCTACCGCCTGTGCGACGGCAAAAGGCTGATGACAGCCCATAACGGAAACCTGTTGGTAGCCAATCCATATAATAATGGCCTGCTCTCTTATGGAGTTATGTTTAAAATGCCGGAAAAAAAGGACATGGATGCACTGGACTTTAGTAATCGGGATGCGGTGACCAGGTTTCTTTTACAGCGATTTTCTGGCTGGGGTGATGTTTATAAAGAACTGTTCCGGGCAACCACTTTTTTCGTTGGTCTTAATACAAAGAGACTGCCTTTAAATCAGCCCTGGAAAAATGACAGGCCTCTGCCGGTTACCCTGATCGGAGATGCTGCGCACCTGATGCCGCCTTTTGCCGGGCAGGGCGTCAATACAGGATTGATGGACGCCGTTTATTTATCCGAGAACCTTACCGGCGGGAATTTTGAAAGCATTGAAGCTGCCATTCAGGATTATGAGCGGAGGATGCTGGTGTATGCAAGGGAAGCACAGCAAGAATCAGAAGACAATGAAATCCGGATGCATGATCCTGACTTTTCTTTTGCCAGCCTTATTCACTGA
- the tpx gene encoding thiol peroxidase — protein MSTTITLKGNEVHTIGTLPSVGTTVKDFALVDSGLNVKTLQDFDGKKKVFNIFPSIDTGICAESARKFNEAASGLDNTVVINVSKDLPFALGRFCAAEGLDNVETLSDFRGTFGDDYEVTMTDSPMQGLLSRAVIVTDVDNTIVYTEQVPEIAQEPDYNAALEALK, from the coding sequence ATGTCAACAACCATTACTTTGAAAGGCAATGAAGTGCATACCATTGGTACGCTTCCTTCCGTAGGTACTACCGTTAAGGATTTCGCTCTGGTGGATTCCGGGCTGAATGTAAAAACCCTTCAGGACTTTGACGGAAAGAAAAAAGTATTCAATATTTTCCCGAGCATCGATACAGGCATCTGCGCGGAATCAGCCAGGAAATTCAATGAAGCAGCTTCCGGACTGGATAATACCGTAGTGATTAATGTTTCCAAAGACCTTCCGTTTGCACTGGGCAGGTTCTGTGCAGCAGAAGGACTGGACAATGTGGAAACACTGTCGGATTTCAGAGGGACTTTCGGCGATGATTATGAAGTTACCATGACGGATTCTCCTATGCAGGGGCTTTTAAGCCGTGCCGTGATTGTAACGGATGTTGACAATACAATAGTTTACACCGAACAGGTTCCGGAAATTGCCCAGGAACCGGATTATAATGCCGCTTTAGAAGCATTAAAATAA
- a CDS encoding helix-turn-helix domain-containing protein produces the protein MPPLHTYYQEFQPAEELKDIIQCFWYYKRAVGEEQSCFEVIPDGHTEIIFHFGDGLDLFDNEKLTPLPSPFIMGLQEGPVCFHIKNTMEIMGIRCYPWVLFDLLDIPSGKGIHLPKHPVSQLYPDLNALILSGTIEPAVARIQQYFLELFSQKSFDEVLSKAGTAIRAAKGSIPVHEVADSSHTTLRTLERKFKKSSGKTVKDLCALIRFEQVRNELMLNPDANLAGLAYELGYTDQSHLTREFKRYAHVTPAAFARKCRNEQ, from the coding sequence ATGCCACCGCTTCATACCTATTATCAGGAGTTTCAGCCTGCAGAAGAATTGAAGGACATCATCCAGTGTTTCTGGTATTATAAGAGAGCTGTTGGTGAAGAGCAATCCTGTTTTGAGGTGATCCCTGACGGACATACCGAAATTATTTTTCATTTCGGAGACGGTTTAGACCTGTTTGATAATGAGAAACTGACTCCGCTGCCTTCACCCTTCATTATGGGGTTACAGGAGGGTCCTGTTTGTTTTCATATAAAAAACACAATGGAGATCATGGGCATCAGATGCTATCCGTGGGTACTATTTGACCTGCTGGATATTCCTTCCGGTAAAGGGATCCATCTTCCAAAACATCCGGTCAGTCAGTTGTATCCGGATTTGAATGCCCTCATTCTTTCCGGAACAATAGAACCTGCTGTTGCCCGGATACAGCAATATTTCCTTGAATTATTTTCACAGAAATCTTTTGACGAGGTTTTAAGTAAGGCTGGAACGGCTATAAGAGCGGCCAAAGGGAGCATTCCCGTACATGAGGTAGCCGATTCTTCCCATACAACCCTGCGTACCCTGGAACGGAAGTTTAAAAAGTCTTCCGGAAAGACGGTAAAGGACCTGTGCGCGCTCATCCGTTTTGAACAGGTAAGAAATGAATTAATGCTCAATCCTGATGCTAATCTTGCAGGTCTTGCTTATGAGTTGGGCTATACCGACCAGTCCCACCTCACCAGGGAATTTAAGCGCTATGCCCATGTGACGCCTGCTGCCTTCGCCAGGAAATGCAGAAATGAGCAGTAG
- a CDS encoding NADP-dependent isocitrate dehydrogenase: MSDKSKIYYTLTDEAPMLATHSFLPIVKAFTKSADIEIAVPDISLAGRILANFPEFLKEDQKIGDALAELGQLATQPDANIIKLPNISASVPQLDAAIAELKAKGFALPDYPAEPKNDDEKAIKAKYAKVLGSAVNPVLREGNSDRRAPKAVKNYAKANPHRMGDWASDSKTDVAHMESGDFYGTETSVTLENATQYKIVFKGNDGSETQLKDFAKLQAGEVIDSSVMNLNALKAFVQQAIDEAKNRNVLLSAHLKATMMKISDPIIFGAVVETFFKDVFTKYADTFKSLDINPNNGLADLFEKIKGSAQEADIRADIESALANGPRVAMVNSDKGITNFHVPSDIIVDASMAALVRGGGKMWNKEGKEEDTVCIIPDRSYAGFYQAVIDDMKAHGKLDPTTMGSVPNVGLMAQKAEEYGSHDKTFQASAEGTIEVQDENGAVLLSQKVEKGDIFRMCQTKDAPIQDWVKLAVNRSRLSDTPAIFWLDKGRAHDREIIKKVEQYLKDYDTTGLDIRIMDVKDAMAETLKRAREGKDTISVSGNVLRDYLTDLFPILELGTSAKMLSIVPLMNGGGLFETGAGGSAPKHVEQFLEEGYLRWDSLGEFLALQASLEHLAQTQDNKKSQILADALDEANAKFLATDKSPARKVGQIDNRGSHFYLAMYWAEALAAQTADAELAAKFAPIAQAMKENEEVINAELIGAQGKPQEIGGYYKADTYKTYSAMRPSTVLNEIIDGI, from the coding sequence ATGTCAGACAAATCAAAAATCTATTACACCCTTACGGATGAAGCTCCCATGTTGGCAACACATTCATTTTTGCCGATTGTAAAAGCATTTACAAAATCAGCGGACATTGAAATTGCTGTTCCGGATATTTCTTTGGCAGGAAGGATTTTAGCCAACTTCCCGGAGTTCCTGAAAGAAGATCAGAAAATCGGGGATGCCCTGGCGGAATTAGGCCAGCTGGCTACTCAGCCGGATGCGAACATCATCAAGCTTCCGAATATTTCTGCTTCCGTTCCTCAGCTGGATGCAGCGATTGCAGAACTGAAGGCCAAAGGTTTCGCACTGCCTGATTACCCGGCAGAACCTAAGAATGATGATGAGAAAGCCATTAAAGCTAAATATGCCAAAGTATTGGGAAGCGCCGTAAACCCGGTATTGAGAGAAGGAAATTCTGACAGACGTGCTCCTAAGGCCGTTAAAAATTATGCTAAAGCCAACCCGCACAGAATGGGTGACTGGGCTTCTGACAGCAAAACGGATGTAGCCCATATGGAAAGCGGTGACTTCTACGGAACAGAAACTTCTGTCACCCTGGAGAATGCTACACAATATAAAATCGTTTTCAAAGGCAATGACGGTTCTGAAACCCAGCTCAAAGATTTCGCAAAACTTCAGGCAGGAGAAGTAATCGATTCCTCCGTAATGAACCTAAATGCTTTAAAAGCTTTCGTTCAGCAGGCTATCGATGAGGCAAAAAACAGGAACGTCCTTCTTTCCGCCCACCTGAAAGCGACGATGATGAAAATCTCTGACCCTATTATTTTCGGGGCTGTAGTGGAAACATTCTTCAAAGATGTATTCACGAAATATGCTGATACCTTCAAATCTCTGGATATCAATCCTAACAACGGTCTTGCCGATCTGTTTGAAAAAATAAAAGGAAGCGCTCAGGAAGCAGATATCAGAGCTGATATAGAATCTGCCCTGGCTAACGGACCAAGAGTGGCTATGGTGAATTCCGATAAGGGTATCACCAATTTCCACGTACCTTCTGACATTATCGTTGATGCTTCTATGGCTGCCCTGGTAAGAGGCGGAGGTAAAATGTGGAATAAGGAAGGAAAAGAGGAAGATACCGTATGCATTATCCCGGACCGTTCTTATGCAGGATTCTACCAGGCGGTGATCGATGATATGAAAGCACACGGAAAACTGGACCCAACGACGATGGGTTCTGTTCCGAACGTAGGATTAATGGCACAGAAAGCTGAAGAATACGGTTCCCACGACAAAACCTTCCAGGCTTCTGCTGAAGGAACTATTGAAGTTCAGGATGAGAACGGAGCCGTCCTTCTTTCCCAGAAAGTGGAGAAAGGCGATATTTTCAGAATGTGCCAGACTAAAGATGCACCGATCCAGGATTGGGTAAAACTGGCCGTGAACAGATCCAGACTTTCTGATACGCCTGCTATCTTCTGGCTGGACAAAGGAAGAGCCCACGACAGGGAGATCATCAAAAAAGTAGAACAATACCTTAAAGATTACGATACAACCGGCCTTGACATCAGGATCATGGATGTGAAAGATGCCATGGCAGAAACCCTGAAAAGGGCCAGGGAAGGAAAAGATACCATCTCAGTGTCCGGAAACGTACTTAGGGATTACCTTACAGACCTTTTCCCGATCCTTGAACTTGGGACTTCAGCGAAAATGCTTTCCATCGTTCCTCTGATGAACGGAGGAGGTTTATTTGAAACCGGTGCCGGAGGTTCTGCTCCTAAGCACGTTGAGCAGTTCCTGGAAGAAGGGTATTTACGTTGGGATTCCTTAGGTGAATTCCTTGCGCTTCAGGCTTCTCTGGAACATCTTGCACAGACCCAGGACAATAAAAAATCCCAGATTTTAGCGGATGCCCTTGATGAGGCGAATGCAAAATTCCTGGCTACTGACAAATCACCGGCAAGAAAAGTAGGACAGATCGATAACCGCGGATCTCACTTCTACCTGGCGATGTACTGGGCTGAAGCACTGGCTGCTCAGACTGCGGATGCAGAACTGGCTGCTAAGTTCGCCCCTATAGCACAGGCCATGAAAGAAAACGAAGAGGTAATCAATGCCGAGTTGATCGGTGCACAGGGTAAACCGCAGGAAATCGGCGGATACTACAAGGCTGATACCTATAAAACGTATTCTGCCATGAGACCGAGCACGGTTCTGAATGAAATCATTGACGGAATTTAA
- a CDS encoding SRPBCC domain-containing protein gives MEPITLEITILVSADKVWQYFNGPEHITRWNVADDTWQCPEAENDVKEGGTFRYRMEAKDGSFGFDLRGVYDEVIPEKLIRYHLEDGRKVEVVFEQIDAHTTKLIQTFEPEKQNPVQMQRDGWYAIMNNFHKYAEENA, from the coding sequence ATGGAACCTATCACTCTTGAAATTACTATTCTGGTTTCTGCGGACAAAGTATGGCAATATTTTAATGGTCCCGAACATATCACCCGCTGGAATGTTGCGGATGACACCTGGCAGTGTCCCGAGGCAGAAAACGATGTGAAAGAAGGCGGAACTTTCAGGTACCGCATGGAGGCAAAAGACGGTAGCTTCGGATTTGATCTTCGGGGAGTATACGACGAAGTCATCCCTGAAAAACTGATACGGTACCATCTGGAGGATGGCCGGAAAGTGGAAGTGGTCTTCGAACAGATCGATGCGCACACCACAAAGCTGATCCAGACATTCGAGCCTGAAAAGCAGAATCCTGTACAGATGCAGCGGGACGGATGGTACGCTATTATGAATAATTTCCATAAATATGCAGAGGAAAATGCGTAA
- a CDS encoding DUF763 domain-containing protein, which yields MKRSGTADLPLHYGKVPPWLYERMSALGLSIIEVILMDYGKDEVLRRLADPFWFQSFGAVMGMDWHSSGITTSVMGALKRSVNPNSQSLGLYICGGKGKFSRETPSELLQIADKTGLDGNALVRASKLSAKVDNTAIQDGYQLYLHNFILADNGNWSVVQQGMHESDSTARRYHWHSENIRSFVEEPHTGINGVSRGMILNLTDAEASGSRKGILEISHTDSAEVMNDFSRLILPAHHDVQASDVDLKRLGALLYVTREQQPQNFEELLLLEGVGPRTMQSLALVSEVIHGAPSRFTDPARFSFAHGGKDGHPFPVPTKVYDESLGIIKKGIEKSKLGNSDKLKTLNKLHQMIAETEKGFTPDFDIQAVIEEERQNSWRFGGKTVFGDAQKPSPPKPIQLSLF from the coding sequence ATGAAACGTTCAGGAACCGCAGATTTACCCCTTCACTATGGCAAAGTTCCGCCATGGCTGTATGAACGTATGTCTGCTTTAGGGCTGTCGATTATTGAAGTCATCTTGATGGACTATGGGAAAGATGAGGTGTTGCGGAGGCTGGCCGACCCGTTCTGGTTCCAGAGTTTTGGTGCGGTGATGGGGATGGACTGGCATTCTTCAGGGATTACCACCTCCGTGATGGGTGCTTTAAAACGGTCCGTCAATCCGAATTCCCAATCGCTGGGCCTGTACATTTGCGGGGGAAAAGGCAAATTTTCAAGGGAAACGCCTTCTGAACTGCTTCAGATTGCCGATAAGACAGGACTTGACGGAAATGCACTGGTTAGGGCCAGTAAGCTTTCTGCCAAAGTAGACAATACAGCTATTCAGGACGGTTATCAGCTTTACCTGCACAATTTTATCCTTGCCGATAACGGCAACTGGAGCGTTGTCCAGCAGGGAATGCATGAATCCGACAGTACGGCAAGGCGCTACCACTGGCATTCTGAAAACATCAGGTCATTTGTGGAAGAACCGCATACGGGAATCAACGGTGTTTCAAGGGGAATGATCCTGAACCTGACCGATGCGGAAGCTTCAGGCAGCAGGAAAGGCATTCTGGAAATATCCCATACTGATTCCGCAGAGGTTATGAATGATTTTTCGAGGCTGATCCTTCCTGCCCATCACGATGTGCAGGCTTCAGATGTAGACCTGAAACGGCTGGGTGCGCTTTTGTATGTTACCCGGGAACAGCAGCCGCAAAACTTTGAGGAGCTCCTTCTGCTGGAGGGGGTAGGGCCGCGGACCATGCAGTCTCTTGCGCTGGTAAGTGAGGTCATCCACGGTGCACCGTCACGGTTTACCGATCCTGCCCGCTTTTCATTTGCCCACGGTGGCAAGGACGGCCATCCTTTTCCGGTTCCTACCAAGGTATATGATGAGAGCCTCGGCATCATTAAAAAAGGAATTGAAAAGTCTAAACTGGGAAATTCGGATAAGCTCAAAACCCTGAACAAGCTTCATCAGATGATTGCTGAAACTGAAAAGGGATTTACTCCGGATTTTGATATCCAGGCAGTGATTGAAGAAGAAAGGCAGAATTCCTGGCGCTTTGGCGGGAAAACTGTTTTCGGGGATGCACAGAAACCTTCCCCTCCAAAACCGATCCAACTCTCTCTTTTCTAA